In the genome of Raphanus sativus cultivar WK10039 chromosome 4, ASM80110v3, whole genome shotgun sequence, one region contains:
- the LOC108852949 gene encoding subtilisin-like protease SBT3.13 yields MEKNTLHTYKLVLLFACSLVLFHNTELSFLASAKTLDNQSKVYIVYLGEREHDDPELVTASHHEMLESLLESKEDAHNSMIYSYRHGFSGFAALLTSSQAKKISEHPEVIHVIPNRILKLQTTRTWDLLGLSPTPTSFSSFSSTSVEGLLRDTNMGSEAIIGVIDSGIWPESKVFNDQGLGPIPKRWRGKCESGEKFNATTHCNKKLIGAKYYVSGLLAEMGGKFNRTIIQDFISSRDINGHGTHTATIAAGSFVPNVSFYGLAQGTVRGGAPKARIASYKACWKGVRPAGGCTSADMWKAFDDAIHDGVDVLSVSIGGGIPEDSEVDKLDYIAAFHAVTKGIPVVASAGNAGPAAQTVVNVAPWLLTVAATTLDRSFPTKITLGNNQTFLAESLYTGPEISTGLAFLDPDSDDNVDVKGKTVLVFDSLIPIIGKGVAGVILAQKPDDLLQRCNSFACIFADYELGTDILQYIRTNRSPTVRINSATTLTGLPATTKVAAFSCRGPNSVSPAILKPDIAAPGVNILAALSPFDSKEHDGFGLDSGTSMATPVVSGIIALLKSLHPNWSPAAVRSALVTTAWRTSPSGEPIFAEGSNKKLADPFDYGGGLVNPERASKPGLVYDMGIQDYIDYMCSAGYNDSSISGMVGKKSTKCPTPKPSILDINLPSITIPNLEKEVILTRTVTNVGPIKSVYKAVIESPFGISLTVNPTTLVFSSEDKKVLSFTVKAKTSHKVNTGYLFGSLTWTDGVHDVKIPVSVQTKIKIKA; encoded by the exons ATGGAGAAGAACACTTTACACACTTACAAACTTGTGCTTCTATTCGCATGTTCTTTGGTTCTATTTCATAACACGGAGCTGAGTTTTCTTGCATCTGCAAAAACCCTAGACAATCAGAGCAAG gTTTACATAGTTTACCTTGGCGAAAGAGAACACGATGATCCCGAACTCGTTACGGCTTCTCATCATGAAATGCTTGAATCACTTCTTGAGAG CAAAGAAGACGCACATAACTCAATGATCTACAGCTATCGACATGGATTCTCCGGTTTTGCAGCACTTCTTACTTCTTCCCAAGCAAAGAAAATATCAG AGCATCCAGAAGTAATCCATGTTATACCAAACCGGATTCTGAAACTGCAAACTACAAGAACTTGGGATCTCCTTGGCCTCTCTCCAACTCcaacttctttttcttccttttcatCAACATCTGTAGAAGGTCTTCTTCGTGACACCAACATGGGCAGTGAAGCTATCATCGGCGTCATAGATAGTGGAATATGGCCAGAGTCAAAGGTATTCAACGATCAAGGCCTTGGACCTATACCTAAGCGTTGGAGAGGAAAATGTGAATCAGGAGAAAAGTTTAACGCCACAACTCATTGCAACAAAAAGCTAATAGGAGCTAAGTACTACGTAAGCGGCCTACTAGCCGAGATGGGAGGAAAATTCAACCGAACCATAATCCAAGATTTCATATCAAGCAGAGATATAAACGGTCACGGTACACATACAGCCACAATAGCAGCTGGCTCGTTTGTTCCCAACGTGAGCTTCTATGGTCTAGCCCAAG GCACGGTCCGGGGTGGTGCTCCAAAGGCCCGGATAGCCTCATACAAGGCGTGTTGGAAAGGAGTAAGACCTGCTGGAGGGTGTACAAGTGCTGATATGTGGAAGGCTTTTGATGATGCTATACACGATGGGGTTGATGTTTTGTCTGTTTCTATTGGCGGGGGTATTCCAGAGGACTCAGAGGTTGATAAGCTCGACTACATCGCAGCTTTTCACGCGGTGACAAAAGGGATTCCGGTTGTTGCTTCGGCAGGTAACGCAGGCCCTGCTGCTCAGACTGTTGTCAATGTTGCTCCATGGCTTTTGACCGTTGCTGCTACTACTCTTGACCGGTCTTTTCCTACCAAGATCACTCTTGGGAATAATCAAACCTTCTTG GCCGAATCTCTGTACACTGGACCGGAGATTTCAACCGGTTTAGCCTTCCTAGACCCAGACAGTGATGATAATGTTGATGTGAAGGGGAAAACAGTTCTTGTTTTCGATAGTCTCATTCCAATTATAGGGAAAGGTGTAGCAGGAGTCATCTTAGCCCAAAAGCCTGACGATCTTCTTCAACGGTGCAATTCTTTTGCATGCATTTTTGCAGATTACGAGCTTGGAACCGACATATTGCAATACATACGTACCAACAG ATCTCCCACGGTGAGAATAAACTCGGCTACGACATTAACAGGTCTGCCTGCAACTACAAAGGTTGCTGCATTCTCATGCAGAGGGCCTAACTCTGTTTCACCAGCCATTCTCAAG CCTGATATAGCAGCTCCGGGTGTGAACATACTCGCCGCATTGAGTCCGTTTGATTCAAAAGAACATGATGGATTTGGACTCGACTCAGGAACATCGATGGCGACTCCTGTTGTTTCAGGAATCATAGCTCTTCTCAAGTCTCTACATCCTAACTGGTCTCCTGCTGCAGTTAGATCAGCTTTGGTCACAACAG CTTGGAGGACAAGTCCATCTGGAGAGCCCATTTTTGCTGAAGGATCAAACAAGAAGCTTGCAGATCCATTTGACTATGGAGGAGGTCTTGTAAACCCTGAAAGAGCTTCAAAACCAGGACTTGTCTACGATATGGGGATTCAAGATTACATCGACTATATGTGTTCTGCTGGTTATAATGATTCCTCAATTTCTGGAATGGTCGGTAAAAAAAGTACTAAATGTCCAACTCCTAAGCCATCAATTCTTGATATCAACTTACCTTCAATCACAATCCCAAACCTTGAGAAAGAAGTCATACTCACAAGAACTGTGACCAATGTTGGACCCATCAAGTCAGTCTACAAAGCTGTAATAGAGTCTCCTTTCGGTATATCTCTCACCGTCAACCCGACCACACTCGTGTTTAGCTCTGAAGATAAGAAGGTTCTCTCTTTCACGGTGAAGGCTAAAACGAGTCATAAAGTCAACACTGGTTACTTATTTGGAAGCTTGACATGGACTGATGGTGTTCATGATGTTAAGATCCCTGTTTCTGTTCAGACAAAGATCAAGATCAAGGCTTAG